One Acropora palmata chromosome 2, jaAcrPala1.3, whole genome shotgun sequence genomic window, cctttgcgaGGCAGAATAGGTGACAGTGCTTCACAGTGAACTTTGACATATTTGCGCAAAATAATCAATTAAGCTATTGGTCGTGATTGGTGTTGCTGCGTGTGTCAGCGAGCAGCATTATTGTTCCGGCAGGCCGTCAAAATCTAGATTTTCTCATGATGTTTGAATACCTGTGCCACCCGTCTGTTGTCCACTCGCCTTGTCGAGACTTAATTTGGATGTTTTCTTAATCATAAAATCTTTTTAGTTAGTGGAAGGATTTCTTAAAGTACGCCTTCCTCCCACACGTGAATGATCGTGTAGAACTACGGATCGAAGTTGATTTATTTGAAGAATTGCTTGGTAAGTGTTGCTTTCTAATAACAAACAGCAACTTTATGTAGTGGAAGTTTTTATCACGTTATTTATTAAGGTATTTGTCGATTTACTTGGCGATTTATCGTGGGAAAGACACTAGAGGGTCTTGATATTTGCTGTGTGAAAGGTCGTCGTACGCCGTGTCACCGTGGAAAACACTTGCAGCAGATGAGATACTAGGGAGTTTGCGCAACCACGACAacgcaacaagaacgtcacaaatttgcatatttgacaatgaaaaacaatagcttTGCTCGCTTTGCatgtgcagttttcatttttgaaatttcgcagacgttctcgttctttctgcgacgtgaaatgacctgttttgcagtttagTTGGACGACGTGACCATATCGATATCATGACAAATgtccaattttgtcttcttatctctgaagcgtcggttccaatttaattccaggatagttagaacacattttgcaagcgtaatgactttgaacaattagaaaaatgattgcagaaacgcgaattcgaagttacattttcagatgacgttctcgctgccgtcgacgtcgtgtttgcgtaAACCCCCTACTAATAATAAGAGCCGCCATGTATctaaacaacaagaaactatACATGCTGATACATGTCCATTGCCAAAACAATCGCCCACTGAGGCAAACAAATCAACGAAATGCGTAATGAAGCGCAAATAACCAATAGGATATTTGCATATCGTATTTCAagttactcgaataagcgccgcccttgaataagcgccgcatctgggacaaaaaagttaataagcgccgccctcgaataagcgccacATCAGCGATGCTCTCACTGCTGATATTTTTGCTCTCcttatcatgaaactctcggttttttttctctcgtaattctagatttactatcagtttagtatcagtccataggaaaattaacagatggAAAGGGTactgttgaataaaaataaagaaaaagtaaatttgtctgatacaatgtttaaataagcgcctccctcgaataagcgctgcacttgtggcgcgaaaatttaaataagcgccgcggcgcttattcgaatAAATACGGTAATGGCGTTATAATTTTAGCATCAGGACCAGAATGCTTTGACAAAATATTCCCTCATTCAAATTTGTTCTCTCTCATGGGAATAAAGAGAGAATTGGAAAAAATTACCTGACAATAGAGGCCACTAACagcattctggtcttggtAGTAAATTGATaccatcatgcaaattacGCAATTTGCAATCACCTATATTGGTGACAAATTCTCAATAACTACCCGTGGTGGTGGTAACACAAATAGTTCCAATAGTTGCATCCCCCTCTCAAATTTATTGACATTCGCATGGAAGGTggaaatgacaataattactTTCTTTTCACGAACACCCACGCGGCATTTAACTTTGCTTTCAGCAAattttttatgtaaaaaaaaaagaaagaaaaccgaGGGTATAATCAAATTCAAGAGTTTCGTTAGAAGAagtattcttgaaaaatcatGTTACTTTCTTTGTACTAGGAAAAGTGGTAGAATAAGGTAAGACAAAAACGTAAGagccaagaaaatgaaacaaatgatATTCCGGGATGCGAACACACGAATTCAAAACAAGGAGTCGCACAGAAGAATGTGTTGTCAGAATAAGTGAGTGCAACTGAGTTCCGGGATGACAACACGCAAATACCAACGTGGACTGAAACAAAAGAGGTAATTAAAGGCTGTGATTTCAGTCAAGCTAAATAAGCCATCAATACGGCGGCAATAAATGTGAACAGAACAAACGAATCATGGCTACAGAAAAGAGCATGAAAAACTTGCTTCAAATTAAAATGTGGTGATTCACAATCTTCAAAACTGCCAGAACACACCGAAAAAATGGATTTATTGAAATGACGGCTCAATGTGAATAGCAATGTAACGCTTAACTAAAAATTTGCCACGAAATTGGACTGTAGTGGCTTATAATAGCTTAGCTTGAAATTGGTACAACTTTCCGtctaaaatttgcaaattttttgtagtttttgtgGCAAAGTCATAGTTTGTTAAACCTCCTAACATAACACATTTCAACCTCCAAAAATGACTAAATATCTTCCAATTAAATTATATGCACGCACACAAAAAAGATGTATATTACTTGAGTTCCAACTGAGTAGGAGCAGAAATGGAGTTTTCTTCCTAGTGAACTGATCTGCTCCTGCTGGTATcgttaaatgaaaatattgtttCTGACGAATGAGAAAGCGAATGAGTCTTAAACTATTTTGTCAGCACGAGATACAACAAAGCCTAGGTTCTAGGCTAGGGCATCATGGGTAATGTGCAAGGGTATATAAGAAAGGGTGTCACAGGTGAATGTCATCTCAATCTCCACGtcagagctcttctctttcgcgcatgactgagggagagaagagctctggggaaccctgaaacaggcgtctttctcattggttttcgcGAGGAACAACGAACACGCACATGATTGGttcattcaaattaaaagtttgcttaacGCTCTTCTCTGCGAGATCCGCCTATTACAAATATGCGAGGAAGGAAgagctttttgcttttagaaattttggttaataattttaatggaattaaaagatcccgaaacaccgaagaaatcgtgtaacgtggattaataaaagaatttgccgTTGCTGCGCTTCTCACTTCCAGGATTGCTACGATACGATCAATAACTTCGGAAAGCTCGGCATAAAGGAGAACCTTGCtggaaagctgaaacaaattggacaaatCGAAGTAACTCCAGATTGTGAAGAAGTCCTACGTACGAAAATTTGCTGGATATTCTTTAGGAAAGTTACAGTCCTAGCAAATGGtgtgaaaaaatcaacgacagcttcagtaatttacttttgctctgttttcaatttgaaatcgttgtcttttccagctttaggcAAAGCGAAATCCAACGCCTCACTAAATAACGAggccattttttaatttcctgtttgctcTACGAGCATGTGCCGTGAGGTCCAAATAGCCAGATTTTGGCTAAACTCCTGCAGAGTTTCCCAGAGCCTCGGGTCATGCGCAACCATACgatccgaggctctggtgacgagaatgAATGTCATCTAGGCTTCTGAACCTAGGCTCTTACCGAAAGTGCTCgtaaaaaaagcattaaatgctaaaagcagtgcttgttttttgccaaaaaagtgctaaaataatgctaatttttttaaaaagtgcttgtgggttacaaaaaaatgctcactttttccgccttttttaatcatagaacattacatttttcagattttctcttgcatttttcatcaacaaaatcTTCTTCTCCTGGATAATGCTGAATCCGATCGTGTATGCTTATGTTCTTTGCATCACAGTTCCCcctagttttattttttccactgaTTGATGGCAGAGTACGCTCTCGAGCTATCTCTGCCTTGCTTGGCTGACTTCCATTGTTGCTCGTGGATGATGCCATCTTGGAACGAGTGTGGTGGATCATAGACTCTAGAAGGCAACCGCTGACCTATCAACCCTATTCCCGAGCTTCCTCGGCTCCTTTGATTGAAATGAGTGCAAAATGCGGCTTTGGACAACATATATGAAGTCAGATTGTGCTGTTTAACGCAAAGTTATACAAATAATCAGCTCCTGCCCAGCAATGGCCGATCAGCACTCAGTTCGGGGAAGACTCAGAAAGTGCATTAACTTTTGGCGTTTCTTAGAAGTTTGCCAGTTTATCTTGTATGTTATTTGAGAAGGCTTCAAAACTCCGTTTTTTCTGCTTCCTACACCATTTTCCAAAGCGAACAATGCCTCTGCATGTGCGAACAGTGGCTTTGTGTCTCAGGCTGTGAATGATCTACTTTAATATGACCTTATAGAAGAAACTTTTTCCGCTCCGGGCATCATTCATCCGCTTTCTGTTACCATTCGCTGTCCGGGGAAACCGTCAAAGAATGACCTTGGATCTTAGACATGTTAATGCTTTCATTTACAAGCAGAATTTCAAGTGTAAAGACCTGTGTGTGGCGACGCAGATGTGTGATAAAGGCTTTTCTTTATTCTAATTGGATCTCATATCGGGTTACCAtcatattgaaatttttcctgAGCACCGCCAATTCCTCGCATTCGCTTGGGATTTTGGCACCGGTATTTTcagatattttcaattttgcgtGCTTCCATTTGGCCTGTCTTCCGCTCTCTTTATTCTTACCTAGATTCTTGAACCGCTTGTAAAGTCCCAAAGATGTCTAGTCATCCCTATTGCCATTTTCCTAGACGATGGAGAGAGAATTGATCAAGGTTCTGCTAAACTTCACAGTTTAACCGTTCATTCCGATTTACTCAAGTCTGGCTTCGTTCCGAACTAGGAAAAGTCGTTGTGGGAACCCGCTCAAATTACTGATGAAAGTATTGTAAAATTGACCTCCTTCCTCGATGTCTTTGCAGTGTTCACGTTAAAAGGGTCGCCTGTGTCGCATTGACCATTGGGGCCCACGTACCGTCAATAATAGTTACAACGCAAAAATACCAAGATTTAACTTTTCAGCACAGTTGTGAAGCTGCAGACGGCTTTTCTCAGGACTGGAGATAAGATAACAAGTGCCTTTGTGCCCTGGTTTGTTTAATTGCCAGAGTTTTAAAGCACATAAAGGTGTGTCGAGCTAATGGAACTCTAGTTTTACCTTTATGCAAGTCGTCGTTCACTGGAATAGTTTTGTTATTAACTGGGTCTACCTGCCCAAGTTTCAGAGTTTACTTGTCAAAGGGAAAGCTCGTGATTTGCTCTTTGGCATGTGATCCTTAGATTTTGATGTTGTCGCCCTTCGGGTCGACTTTCGTCGTCCCAGGTCCCCTTCCTGTCTTGCAGGTTTTTGCACTCTGCGGGAAGCGCAGCTCTTTCAGTTAGACGCTGCCCTTGTTTAGTTtccttaaccaatggttaagCTGCCTTTATTTCACATAGTCTTGCCATATATAAAATTTAGggattattttatttgttgtgtttttgattGTATGTTTCTTCTGGGGAGTTTTCCTCTTTGTTCTTAGCTTGCCAtagttatttttgcttttctcaGCGCTTCTCAcctgtttttgtctttcctaGACATCTAATGTTTCTTGGCTCAGGTAGCTACGAATTTTCGTTTCACCTGTTACAGTACTTTCATGCAATTTTTACTCTCCAAATTCAGTAATGTAAAACGTAAAAGTTCCTAGTTTCCCAGTaagaggggggaggaacagggGAGTAAATCTCTCTTCTCCCTACTTcctgagccaatttctccctcctgcctactttttgagccaatttctccttCCTCCCTAAACATTTACCTCacattttctccctcctccctactttttccCCCTActtctccctcctcccaattttttttgggccatttctccGTCCTCCCTATTCTGTTCCTCCCCCTTCCAGTAAGTCTCTAATCTCCCAGTTTTCGACGTAATAGTTTGGTGGCCGTTCACTAATGACTTGTCAAGTTTAACCAGATCTGTCAACTTGTTATGTGGACTTCCTTGACGCTAGCCATTACCAGAACCCCAACCAAATATTAACACGTTTTTTTGGCtttgagcggttttcaaatgactatcgaaaaaGCGATATTAAACTAATTATTACGACCAATCACATAAGAGCAAACCGGgtaatgaaccaatcagaattcctagcaatttcCTGTCACTTtttcaaagcgcgggaaaaatcgcgcgtacaaggtgcgattgctTTTGGTTTCGCTTCTTAGAGCGGTTttaaaatgactgtcgaaaaactaaaaccaaagcaatttttccgaccaatcacagcaggaacaaacagcaatATGAACCAAttacaattcctagcaattatctcCCGCTCGGAACAAGGTTGTGACGTCATATacatcaacctcgttcccagaaCCCCTCTGGCGGAAAAGACGTATATACAAGGTTGCAATTTCCAACATTAATCTTGATGAAATAATAAACCTGTCCGGCTACATCGTTGAACTCGCATCTTAGTTATCCATTATCAAGCTTTAGACTGACACTGACTACTAGCATGGTTCGTTCATGAGGCAATAAGCCTGGCacatttcttcttcttccacaAATAGTGTTTTAATCACATGAACTTTGAGAGCTGTTCCTTGGATGGGTTAATAGGACACTTAATAGGACACTTAATAGGGCGTTTAACATGACGGAAATTGGGGATGCATCTAATTACTTGCATTTCTTGACAATTTTTCTTGACATGAGTGAAGAAACGAATATTTACATTAACCAGTAACAAGTGCACTATCTGAACATTAAAATCCGATTTTGCCCTCTTTAACCGTTGCCTACTGGAGAAGGATAAAGCAGTTAGCTTTTATATGCTTTACTCCGTTATCGTTGCCTTTCTTAGCAGACTCGTTGCCGCAGGAGTTGTCGTCATATTGCCCAAAACTTGATCCTTTGGAACCAAATCCAATTCTTGAATCGTAGGAGCGGCAATCGTTGTTATTACCTCCCAAGAGACCAATTCGTGTGACTGCGGTATCGTTTTTACCATCAAAGGGCTTTACATTAAACCCTTCCATGTCGCACCTCTTTTGGAGTGATGAATTAGCCAAGAGAGATTTCCACTCGCCTCTGCCAACATTCGTTGCATAGTGAGTGTTGGTTGACATAAGCGAGTGTAAGGACCTCGCTTGATAAGAAACTGTTATCCAGTTGGTTTCTTGTCCTGCAGCTTGCATTCCAAAACAAAGTTTCGTGAAAGGCATACTCCAGAAACTTGGCATTTTCGTTTCATCATGGTCGAAGCCTGATTTACCAGAAGATTGGTTTAATGGCACTTTGTTAGTCCACAAGTCTGAGTCGTAGGAGAATGTAGTCTAGAGAAAGGAATGAGCATTAGAGTGAGGCCAGTCTTTAAAGAAGATCCTCGAAGAAGAAAATTCACCAAGCTAATGCAGCAGGGAAGTTTGAATTCTGACTATCTGAGTATGACTTGAATCCTACGGCATAGTAACTGTTGGAATGTATATGTAATGTATTTTTCTGATaacatttgtttattttaagtctTTTTTTACTACTTGATatgcttttctttcaagaaagtATTAGCTCTTTAACCGACATTCACTATTAAATTCGAggtaaatttagttttatatGAACTTTTGCCGAGACTAGTTTTGCGAAACGCATTGTTGGAGGTGATTTCCGGGTCTAAATTTCTGGGTAACGCTCTTGCATTACGTTAAAGATATCAAGATatatattatgtgtggatatcattGTGATAAAGTCGTACATAAAAATGacacccgtgaagtgatatgatatcaattcactcagtgaaatgatatcatatcactttaCGGGTTTAAATTTTCGAATAAAaaagattgtaataatttggttgaaccaacgggttgcacgttatattttagctgacgcctggcgtcaaatttggcgggaagaattactttggcgggaagaatcgctttgcagttttatcaacgctttcttgtacttcaacttggtggcttgatttaaGCAtctaatatgtaataaacaaattattacatgttaggaacctgatatcatttttattcactcgttattaataccatatcgctcactcgctcgttcgcggtatggtattaaaaaactcgtgaataaaaacgatatcaggctctcaACATGTAATAATCGATATTTATTCCACTGTCGATTGTCTAAATATTGATTCACACATGCGCGAATTTCCTTGAGCTGTAATGTTGCGCAGGTACTTTGTTAAAATCATCAATGAAACGTATAGCAACCCGGCAAGTCGACGACgtcaacggcaacgacaataTCACAAataatgatttgattggttaattgaacaagaaaatttagatgtgctgcacgtgcgatTCGCACTTGAGAATAGTTTCATGCCTTGAGTTTACCACATCTGCAGTTTTTTGGATAGCTTGAGAAAACACCaataaatctttaattttctaTATCTATTTCAACAGGGCTCGTTGCTATCTAGTTGTGGTGTAGTTCGCCAATACTTTATTGTTTGAACCAGGTGGGATAATTGTCAAATAAACACAATTGAGCAAAGGTTTATTTTAAAGCGGCGTTTTTCTCGGCGTGGCTGTCGTCGTTGTTAAAGCTCCCTACGAGAGGTAAATGATACCTTTGCACCATCAATCTTCATCACTAGTGTCCAACCTCCACCACCACAGCCTTCAATGTTCTTCATGTGACAATATGTGCAAGCCACCCCTCCATCCTCAGTTTTCAGGAAGTAAGCAGCACTTTTAGAGTCGCTGTTGATGAAATaggaaagaaatattcttatTCAGATTTTCAAGTTCATATTGGTCAATCTAATGgagcattttcaattttcaggaAGTAAGCAGCACTTTTGGACCCACTGTTGATGGAATAGGAAAGAAATATTCGAATTTAGCTCTTATTCAGATTCTCAATTTCGGATTGGTCAATCTAGTGGAACATTTTCaattaattgattgatttttttaaattttcagtgTCATTCATGGGGGTCTGTTGGAGACGAGAGGTACGGATTCTTCGCCAAATGTTGCCCTATTGTTTCCGTCTTTCTTATTCTTTGCAGGACTCGACTCTTTGCGTGTGTGTCCTAGTTAGGGTTACGGGAAACTGAATCTTAGTAAATATTTATTGAACCcattatattttgaaagacGGGCCATAAGGTCTGTGAACAGAGATAACGAAACATGGAATCAAGTGTGTGAATATTTAGTCTGCATCTTGACCAGAGTTTTTCCCTAGGTGCTGCGGTGAGGAGCTCCTAAGGACTTCCCAAAAATTTACGTGCATTTCACCAAAGGGATCTTACGGTCTGTTTTCTAAGACTTCTGCACATGACAAGGCTGGATTTGATGCACTGTAACCTTTGtaatctaaaagaaaaaaaaagagaaaaataagtaTACActtagtttctttagaaactagccTTTCTCTTGTTCTTAGTGTACAACCATCTAAGATATGAAAAACATTGATACCGCATGTCAGTTTCCAGAGCCTACTTGTTAATGCTTCCAACAATACGCCTTGACTATgataaaatgatttaaaaagaAGACTAAACATTTAATCTGAAATGTAATCTATTACGAGAATTAGAGGTAAAGTCTCTAATCGCATGATTTTTTAGGTCTACTGCCTTACCTTTCAGCTGAGAGGATTCACTTCCTTTGCACCCAGTTAACTCGGGTAAGCAAATGAAAGAACCAATTTGATTAACACACGACTCATCAGATGAGCAGTTGTGCAATTCATCTTTACATTCGTCAATATCTAAAAGGAAAGAGGAGAGAGATTGTTTCTACCATTCGAGGCCAGAGTTACACCTTTGCGATATGAATAGTGAATAGCATGCGCAGAATCTTCCCCTCTGGacatgtttatttgtgaggTTAGTTGGTTTACCgcagttttcatttccttgacACCCCTTTCGGGTTTacttcaatgaaaaaaaaaaaaaccctgcaATTATACTATTTCATCGTGCTGAGGTTCGTTTGTTGTCTCTTGACTCtttcgttttcttaattttacgTCAAAGCTGAGTTCGACAGGTCCCTACACCAAGGGTGAGGGTTTCTTTTTCTAGCTCTGTAAATGATTGATCTCTGATTTTGGCATGCGTTATTATCTTTATTCAAAGCTCaatgatttttgtttcaccAATTGCAGTACTTTCAtacaattttactttcaaaatcCAGTAATGTAAGTTTCTAGTTTCCCAATAAGTTCCTAAATTGCCAGTTTTCCACGTAATAGTTTGATGGTCGCACACCAATGAATCGTCAGGTCTAGCACTTAAAACTGGAATGGGAGGGAGGGAGATTGGCGGACCGCTTTCGCGAACACCTACAAGATGTAGAAAAAAACGACACAGATATGTCTAAACCAGTTGCgtgccattttaatcttcccagTCAGTCCCACCGGAACATGACAATTTGCGGTCTATCCTTACGtatacaccacgggaacacagaaagccgcaggaatctcgaacaaaaactcacctttcaactgggtacactctatCCTCACGggatcaatgaacgcctctgattccactaatttattcacaaatctatgtcaccatatttccacctATGGCAAAGCTTCTCCACACTCCCATTTTGACCTAGAACatcccacaattcctctattcgctttgacgaagggctatagctaacgcttgaaacgtcagctttttaaatctttcactgtggtgattcaacctttatcaaaaGGTTTGATAAAACCGAATTTATATATGACatccagcctcgtttccagggtctttcatttccccatgaaagaccctgggaacgaggttgacaGGACACCTTGCAATGTAGGCCTAGATGCAAAAATCCCGAAAAATCACCTGAAAATCTATTTCAATAATCCAGCTAAAAGTTCTATAaatctcaattttctttctaaaaatcttaaaatctctctaaaaatcccaaaaaacCTCACAGCAAAAACACATTTAAGTGTTAAAAGTTAATCAATATACCGACCACATGAAGACTGTGAAGATTCATTACAACGATATTGGGACAACACTGGCTCAGAACTGACAAAATGTAGACGGCAACTAATTAATGTTCCATAAACTTGTAAATATCACTATTATTTAGATTTATATAGATGCATTTTACACCAAAGTAATTTAAAATTGATAACAACTTACTAGTAGGCAGCAATTCACTCATTCAGTCGATTAGGATTTTGCCACAAAAAAACTCAATTTTTAATAATCTCCATATTTTCTAAAAATCTTTTTAAAGTCTAAAAGTCCTAAGAAAATCCTGATTTTTGTATCTACACCTATTGTGATGCCAATAAAAAAGCCTGAACCTCATTATGGAGCTGTTATTGAACGTGCATTTGGTCAGATTGTGGGTGCCAGACGGCTTTTTTGAACAGATTCATTGGTCAATGAGAGAAATGACGTCATACAGCTCAAATATCCAGTATGCACATTTTACCTTCATTGCACATCGCTCCAGCAAAACCTGTCGGACAAACGCATGTGTAGCTGTCATCGTCCAGGAAACCTGGTCTACAGGTTGCATTTTTTATACACGGAGATGAGTTGCACGCATTCTGTGATGGAGAGAACATTTACAATATAAAAcaggaataaaattaattttggaaTGGTTGATGCTCGAATCGACGGCTTTCTATATTTCTATGGGCCTATTTTCTTTAACAGGAGGCCATAATCAAAAGTTCTCGGCCACTTTGCTTCAATgaccaagaaagaaaaatctggGATCAAGGTTGTGATGTCGTATGCAATAATCTTGTTCCCAGAGCTTCTCAGGCAGGAAAGCCATGGGAACAAGGTTTGAATTTGCGACACTTACCTTAGTGAAATAATAAACATGTCCGGCTTCGTCGTTTAAATTTTCCAGTCCACCAGCATCGTTGAACTCGCATCTCCACTGTCCATTATCAAGCTGTGGACTGACATTGGTTGACTGGCATATGTCGTTCATGAAGCAATGGGCCTGGCACATTCCTTCTTGTTCCACGAATAGTGTTTTGATCAGGTGACCTTTGAGAACTTTTCCTTGGATGGGttccaaaaatgtttttaccttacaacattctgataaatattgatgaaagaaaattgtttatgTGTCTTACGACTGGAGGATGTAAGTGAATAAACATTGGATAACTCAGTGGGGTTTGGTAGCACTTATCAGCTTGTGCGTGGTTAGTTatccctttcccgtccaagggcttccccattgacgagtaaagtcgtctggcgttagacagagtaaaatctataagtgccctgagcgctcattcggcagttaaggggctATTAATTTGCTGGACAGCAATATCCGACCTTTGAATTATTGAAGCGAGGAATCCCAAACTACTGAAATATTCATGAACAGTATCACTACAAGAGCACGCCATAGCAACTACGGATGGTGTTTTCACATAAAATGTAGAATATTTTCCAGTACCAATATAGTAAAGCAAATTGACTTGTTAATCATCTTGTTCACGTTTAAAATCCATCATCTCCTTTTCATTATTTAAGTTGTGCTATTTAAAGTATCAAAGAAATTCTACTACTCTAAACAATGTTAACAAATGTAAATTAGTGTTCTTCGCGAGTTttcgaaaaaataaattgcaaCATTTCTACGGTAAAAACATATGACAGCTTCTCAGGGTCCCAATAAGCTTGACTCTTTAATCGATATCATGTATAATAACCAAATCCAATTTTTGCTCTTGAGGGAGTtcatttggcatttttaaaagGAAACGCGGTATCCTGAATATTAAACCCAAAACGCAAGGgatgaaaaagtaaataagaTTGTATCCTTAGAAGACTTAGAAGTCTCAGATGTTCACATGAGCCGATAAATATATTAGGGTGATTTTAACTTTGGGCTGAAACAAACGAGAGTTCCTGAATATTAAACCCAAAACGCaagagatgaaaaaataaagaagattATAATCTTAGAAGTTTTCACATGAGCCCATAAACACATTAGggtgattttaaaaatgcgtTTTTTTCTCTCTATTAAATCATCATTTTAAGTTTGAGACCGAAACAAATGAGCGTTTGGCTTGCttattttatgattttgaGTCTTAAtgattgttttaatttaagtaAGAAAGAAACCTAAACATATCGTACATTTAACgacatattattattgttcaaacTCCATCCTTCATATAATACGCATCAAAGACAAAGTCAAATTGACATATAATTTCGAATTTCCTCTCAGTCTTAATAGCGGTTTCAAAAGTCTCAGGAAATAGTTCAGATGCGGTTTTTAATGCGTAACTCGATTGATTTACAGAAATATACTTAGTCACTCAGTAAATTAGACAAATTATTACGAACTGTCGATTTGAGTTTATCCGTTTCTTATTCAAATTCAGTATTTGATAGAGATAGAATGAGTCTTTCTTAGGGCTGTTTCAACTCGGTTAAAAAATAGTATCGGATATATGTAAATAAGAGGGATGACAGGACGGCAAAAGTCTTGTggtaaaaaataacaaatttgctgTGAAGGCGATCGTAAGGAATTACGTAGATAACGTCTAGCACAACAAAAATCCCAGTTCACTATACAGATAAATCTGCTACTGTCTCAATTTTTTCGCCGATAACTGCCTCTTTTACATTGTAGAATGAGGGCGAGGGGTGGTATCACCGGATTTGCACGTATTACCTTCATGTCAAGATCAGTGGAGATTGAAATATCATTTACTGTTGCAGGCATCCTTCTAGACagaaatgtattttaaaatgtatGCCCTACGTTCCGCTcgattattttcctcattcaagGGATT contains:
- the LOC141874781 gene encoding uncharacterized protein LOC141874781, giving the protein MSVSFYTDEWSTPKRMRLLLVVVTFCSFTKTECCKVKTFLEPIQGKVLKGHLIKTLFVEQEGMCQAHCFMNDICQSTNVSPQLDNGQWRCEFNDAGGLENLNDEAGHVYYFTKNACNSSPCIKNATCRPGFLDDDSYTCVCPTGFAGAMCNEDIDECKDELHNCSSDESCVNQIGSFICLPELTGCKGSESSQLKDYKGYSASNPALSCAEVLENRPDSKSAAYFLKTEDGGVACTYCHMKNIEGCGGGGWTLVMKIDGAKTTFSYDSDLWTNKVPLNQSSGKSGFDHDETKMPSFWSMPFTKLCFGMQAAGQETNWITVSYQARSLHSLMSTNTHYATNVGRGEWKSLLANSSLQKRCDMEGFNVKPFDGKNDTAVTRIGLLGGNNNDCRSYDSRIGFGSKGSSFGQYDDNSCGNESAKKGNDNGVKHIKANCFILLQ